The window TCCTCGAACTGATCCGGGAATTGCTGGAAAGCGGTGAAGACAGCGCTGGCCGCCGCCGCGCCGGGCTGCTGGCCCAGGCTGCCCGCTGGACAGCGGCACCGCCGGAGCATCCCGTCATCATCGCCGGGTCCACCGGCTCGCGCGGCGCGGTGCCGGAGTTCATGGCCGCCGCCGCCGCACTGCCGAACGGTGCCGTGATTCTGCCGGTACTGGACCCGTATCTGCCGCTGACGGTCTGGCAGCACCTTCAGGCTTCCATCCGCGCCATCGACCACCCGCAATGGGGACTGGCGCGGCTGACGGCTGAACTGGGCATCAGTCCCGGTGACATTCCCGACTGGGTGCCGGCACAGGCGCCATGCGAGGCGCGCAACCGTCTGGCCTCTCTGGCGCTGCGGCCGGCGCCCGTCACCGATCAGTGGGTGACAGAGGGCCCGGCCCTGACACCGGCTCTGGCCGAAGCGACAGCCGGCCTCGCCCTTGTCGAGGCGCCATCGCTCCGCGCCGAGGCCGAAGCCATCGCCCTGCTGTTCCGTCGCTCGCTCTCGGAGGGTGTTCCCGTGGCGCTGGTCACACCGGACAGGACGCTGGCCCGACGTGTCACCGCCGAAATGGACCGTTGGGGCCTCGCCCCCGACGACAGTGCCGGACGACCGCTGTCACTGACACCACCGGGCGTTTTCCTGCGCCGTTGCCTGCGCCTGACGGGTTGGGACACGCCCGCCGCCACCTTGCTCGGTCTGCTAAAACATCCCCTCACGGCCTCCGGGCCGGAAGTGCGCGGACCGCACATGCGCAAGACGCGAGCGTTGGAACTGGAACGATTGCGCCGGACCGACCGGCCCTTCACCGCCGAGGCAGTGGCGGCATGGGCTGCCGACAAGGGCGCTGACTGGGCGGAATGGGCCGACTGGCTTGCAGCCGTGCTGGCCCAATCACCGGCCACCGGCGACCATCCGCCTGCCGAGCGGTTGGAGGCACATCTGGCAATGGCCGAAACCCTCGCCGCCGGTCCGGGCCAATCCGGTTCCGGCGAGTTGTGGGAGAAGGAGGCGGGAGAAGCCGCCAGCCGGGCGTGCGACGCGCTGCGCGAGGCTGCCCCCTACGGAGACCCGCTGGACCTTGCCGAATACCGCACCCTGCTGACGTCTGTGCTGGCCGCCGAGGACGTGCCAGATGCGCCCTTTGAGCCGCATCCGGGCATCGCGATCTGGGGCACGCTGGAGGCCCGCACCCAATCGGCGCCGCGCGTCGTGCTTGGCGGGTTGAACGAAGGTATCTGGCCACGTCTGCCGAAGCCGGACCCATGGCTGAACCGTGATCTGCGCGCCCGCATCGGCCTGCCACCGGCCGAGCGCCAGATTGGCCTGTCCGCCCACGATTTCCAGCAGGGTTTCGGCGCGGCGGAGGTTTACCTTACCCGTGCCACCCGCGATGCAGAGGCGGAAACCGTCGCCTCGCGCTGGCTGCTGCGGCTCGATAATCTGTTATCCGGCCTCGGCAAACAGGGCGAGGCCGCGCTCGACCATATGCGCGGCCGTGGCCAAGCACTCCTGACCGAGGCGGCGGCGCTCAATGCCCGCCCGCAAGCGGCACCGGCACCGCGCCCGGCGCCCGTGCCGCCGCTGGCCGTCCGGCCCGACAGGCTGGCCGCCACCCGCATCGAGAAGCTAATCCGCGATCCCTACGCGATCTACGCACGCTACATCCTTGGTCTCCGCCCGCTGGATCCGCTGGGGCGGGAGCCGGACGCCCGCGAACGCGGCAATGCCGCCCACCTCGTCTTCGAACGTTTCATCGCGGCCACAAAGGCGGGCTTGCCTTCAGATGCCGCCGATCTCTTTCGCGCCACGGTCACCGAGACGCTGGAGGAATGCGTGCCGTGGCCTGCGACCCGCGCGCTGTGGCAGGCGCGGCTGACCTCTCTCACGGACTGGTTTCTGGAAACGGAGGCCGAGCGCCGCGCACGTGCCACGCCGGCATTGTTCGAGGCCAAGGGGTCTACTCCTGTGTCTGGCCCGCCCGCGCCCTTCACACTGGAGGCCCGGGCCGACCGGATCGACATCGGTGCGGAAGGCGTGGCGATCTACGACTACAAGGGCAGTATACCCTCCGGCGGGCAGATGCTCGCCTTTCAGCAGCAGTTGCAACTGGAAGCGATCATCGCCGCCGCCGGCGGTTTTGACAACTTGCCGGCCGCGCGCGCCATCCACCTGGAGATGATCGGCCTCTCAGGTGGCGGACGGCTGGCGCAACTGCCGCCGAAAGCGAAGAAGGGTGAGACACAGCGCACGCTGGCCGAGACGATTGAGATGGCACACCGGGATCTCGTTCGGCTGATCACGGCCTATCAGACGGAAGGAACCGCTTACCCGGCCCGCCTGCGCCCGGACTCCCTTTCCTATGAGGGCGACTACGACCATCTCTCGCGGTTGGGCGAGTGGACCGACGGGGAAGATTATACGCCGGAGCCGGTATCATGATCGACCCGAACCACCCCGCCACCCTGGCGCAAACCCGCGCCGCCCGCCCGACCCGTTCAACCTGGGTGTCGGCCAATGCCGGCTCCGGCAAGACCCGCGTGCTGACCGACCGCGTGGCCCGGCTGCTGTTCTCCGGCACCGACCCGATGCAGATCCTCTGCCTCACCTATACCAAGGCAGCGGCGGCGGAGATGCAGAACCGCCTGTTCCGCCGCCTCGGCGAGTGGGCGATGATGCCCGATGAACCGCTGGCGGAGGAGCTGGTGCGGCTCGGTGAGACACAGGCAGCCAGCGAGGAGACGCTGCGCAATGCGCGAACACTGTTCGCAGCCGCTCTGGAAACGCCGGGTGGGCTGAAGATCCAGACGATCCATGCCTTCTGTGACAGGCTGCTGCGCCGATTTCCGCTGGAGGCCGGTGTTTCCCCCGGCTTCGAGATGCTGGAAGAACGGCAGCAGGCGCAACTGACGGCACAGATCCTCGACGAAATGTCCGACGGCCCGGAATTCGCGGCCTACGCCCCCTGGCTGGAGGCCGAACCGGACAGGCATGTCGAGGCGATCCTGCGCTACCGCGATGCCTTCGCCACCATCCCGGACGAAGCGGCGCTGCTGCGCGAATTCGGCCTCAATGCCATCCTCGGCCCGGAGGAAGTGCTGGCGCGGCTCATGGGCAGCGTCGCCGACAATGACCTTGCGGACCTCGTCGTCACTTTCGAGACAGCAGGCGGCACCATCGAGAAACGCAACGCGCCGTTGCTGAGACAGATCCTTGCCGGCGGCCTGTCAGCGGAACGGGCACTGGAGGCGCTGCTGGGGATCATCCTCACCGCCAAGGGCGAGCCGCGCAAATCCGGCTTTCCAACCAAGGGCGTCGCCGACACCATGCCCGGTGCGACGGATATCTGTGACACGCTGACCGAGGCGGCGCTGGAAGCCCGCGAAACCCTGCTGGCCGGGGCCACAGCCCGCCGAACGCTGGCGCTCCGCCGGTTCGGTCACGCCTTCCTCGGCCGCTACAATGCCGCCAAGGCCGCCCGTGCCCTGCTCGATTTCGACGACCTGATTCTGCGGGCGCAGGCCCTCCTGCACGACAGCCCCTCCGCCGCCTGGGTGCAGTACAA of the Algicella marina genome contains:
- the addB gene encoding double-strand break repair protein AddB — translated: MTVFPPSLSPRVFALPPGADFSVALLQGLEARMQGQSAISWARTEIYLNTQRASRRLETLLQHGPVRLQPKITTLDRIGQDLPAYPPLRRRLELAKPVRKLLEVADNAGARIQAFDLAESLMTLSGEMQERGIAWESLSGVSSEHLSHHWQRSLKFLELIRELLESGEDSAGRRRAGLLAQAARWTAAPPEHPVIIAGSTGSRGAVPEFMAAAAALPNGAVILPVLDPYLPLTVWQHLQASIRAIDHPQWGLARLTAELGISPGDIPDWVPAQAPCEARNRLASLALRPAPVTDQWVTEGPALTPALAEATAGLALVEAPSLRAEAEAIALLFRRSLSEGVPVALVTPDRTLARRVTAEMDRWGLAPDDSAGRPLSLTPPGVFLRRCLRLTGWDTPAATLLGLLKHPLTASGPEVRGPHMRKTRALELERLRRTDRPFTAEAVAAWAADKGADWAEWADWLAAVLAQSPATGDHPPAERLEAHLAMAETLAAGPGQSGSGELWEKEAGEAASRACDALREAAPYGDPLDLAEYRTLLTSVLAAEDVPDAPFEPHPGIAIWGTLEARTQSAPRVVLGGLNEGIWPRLPKPDPWLNRDLRARIGLPPAERQIGLSAHDFQQGFGAAEVYLTRATRDAEAETVASRWLLRLDNLLSGLGKQGEAALDHMRGRGQALLTEAAALNARPQAAPAPRPAPVPPLAVRPDRLAATRIEKLIRDPYAIYARYILGLRPLDPLGREPDARERGNAAHLVFERFIAATKAGLPSDAADLFRATVTETLEECVPWPATRALWQARLTSLTDWFLETEAERRARATPALFEAKGSTPVSGPPAPFTLEARADRIDIGAEGVAIYDYKGSIPSGGQMLAFQQQLQLEAIIAAAGGFDNLPAARAIHLEMIGLSGGGRLAQLPPKAKKGETQRTLAETIEMAHRDLVRLITAYQTEGTAYPARLRPDSLSYEGDYDHLSRLGEWTDGEDYTPEPVS